DNA from Delphinus delphis chromosome 8, mDelDel1.2, whole genome shotgun sequence:
CACGGGGCaaggtgtgggggagggaaggtgtgggGAGCTCCTATGCCCTCCCTGTGCGagtcaccctcccagcaccttgcTGTGTCACCGACCTGGAAGATCTCTGAACTCTGCTGTTCAGTGGCTTTTACAGAGCTTCCATTGCATAGGCGTGATTGAAGACATCATTGCCCATTAGTGATCAACTCAGTCTCCGTGGAGGTCAGTGACGGGGCTGAAAATTCCAGCCCTCTATTCACATAGTGGATTCCTCTggtaaccagcccccatcctgaagctatctagcTCCCCGCCCCTGGAGTGCCCTCATTAGCACAAACTCAGGTAAGGTTGAAATGGGCTCATTGTGAATAACCAAAGACACTCCTCTCACCGCTGTCGctcagaaaattccaagggttttaagaAGCTCTGCGTCAGGAACTGGGGACACAGACCTAATACATattccttccctggtggtccagtggttaacaatccgccttccagtgcaggggatgcgggttcaatccccggtcggggaactaagatcccacatgttgtggagcaactaagcctgcgtgccacaactagagaagcccgcgtgccgcaacaaagacccagagcagccaaaaaataaaaataaaaagattcaaaAAGAGAGTTTGTTCACATGTCAGAGGGGAAGAATGCTAATAGGAGTCAGAGAAACCTATGGGCTTCCTGTCTGGTTCCCAGTCGTCTAaggcaaaatataataataaggaaaaatataatatacTAATGATCATTTATTGTCTACTGTGTCACAGACAATGTGTCCAGTACTTTACTGATCCTGAGGGGCTGTGGTGTAATGTGTGTCCCCCCGCCCcgcaccccccctcccccgctccccgccACTTGgctgggcagaggcagaggaGCGTGAGAAAGGGAAACTGAAATGCTTTCATCCACTGCAGACGTGGGGAGAAAGCCAGTGCTTCCTGAGTGTTTCATATGCGACAGGCCCAGCATGACTATAcgccttttacagatgaggaggggATTGGATTAATAAAGCGATTTGTCCAAGTTCACAAACTCTGGCTCCCAAACTCTTgccttgtaatttcctgagtgataggggtGCTAggagcaccttttttttttttttttttttttgcggtacgcgggcctctcactgttgtggcctctcccgtcgtggagcacaggctccggatgcgcaggctcagtggccacggctcacgggcccagccgctccgcggcatgtgggatcttcctggaccggggcacgaacccgtgtcccctgcatcggcaggcggactctcaaccactgcgccaccagggaagcccggagcttGGTTTTTAATCTCAagctgttgggacttccctggtggcgcagtggttaagaatccgcctgctaatggaggggacatgggttcgagctctgttccgggaagatcccacatgccacggaacaactaagcctgtgcgccacaactactgagcctgcgctctagagcctgtgagccacaactactgagcccgtgtgccacaactactgaagcccacatgcctagagcccgtgctccgcaacaagagaagccaccacaacgagaagcatgcacaatgcaacgaagagtagcccacgctggccgcacctagagaaagcccatgcgcagcaacgaagacccaacgaagccaaaaaacaaaaaacaaaaaacaaaaaaaatctcaagctgTTTTTGGCTAGCTGTTAGCAAGGAATTGACAGCGTCAGATCTGTGTGTTGGCAAAAGCCCTTTGGCTGAAGCATGGCGAATAGATGGGGGTGGGACCGATTTAGGCAGGGGtgggcaaactatggcctgtgggtCTGTATcccctgtgagctaagaatggattttgcatttttaaataactgaaaagcaaatcaaaagaaGAGTAATATTTTGTGTCATAGGAAAACTATATTAAATTCAAATCTCAGTGAAATTCAAAtcaagttttactggaacacagtcatGTTCGTTTACTTATGTGCTGTTCATGGCTGCTTTTTGACCCTAATGGCAGAGTTGCGACAGAGACTGTATAATATACAAGTACctaaaaaaaatccttcattttgcctcttggctcacAGAGCCTCaaatacttactatctggccttttatgGAAAAAATTTGCTCACCCTTGAAGTAAGAGATTATTAGCAAGAGGCCTGCATTAGGATAGTGAcagaggggagtggggggatggAGAAAACTGAATGAATTTGGGAAATATTCAGATTTCTGGGTTGAGCACTGCATGAATGGTAGTGCTAGTCAGGCCAGAAATACCAAGATGAGGAGAAGTACAGGGGCCAGGAGGGAAGAGTGAGAACAGTTCTCAGGCCTCCTTTGTGTGACAGTCTGATTCCTGGAGttacatagtgtgtgtgtgtcaccaAAGATGCTAAGAACAAAGGCATCACCTCAAACAGCTGGAGGCTGGTGTGGGGCGCCTGGCATTCAAAAGGCTTTTGTGCTATAAAGGtgagcaggggacttccctggtggcgcagtggttgggaatccgcctatcaatgcaggggacacgggttcgagccctggtccgggaagatcccacatgccacggagcaactatgcctgtgccacaactactgagcctgcgccctagagcccgagagccacaactactgagcccgcacgccacaactactgaagttcacgcgcctagagcccatggtccacaacaagagaagccaccgcaatgagaagcctgtgcaccgcaacgaagagtagcccccgctctccacaactagagaaaacccgtgcatagcaatgaagacccaatgcagccaaaaagaattaaaaaaaaaaaaaaaaaaaaggtgagcagCTACCTGGGAGAATTTACAGTTTGATCAGCACCAGTTCTGGGAGAGGCCCAGGAGAATATGGCGTTGTCCGTAGATGCCAGTCTCCCCTCATCCATCTCCTAGTTGTCTGGTGAGGTTGGCATACTGGACGGAGGCAGGGCCTGCCTCAGCGTAGTATCAGCCAAGTGAGCCGATCTTTCGGGGACCTAGGGTTCCTGCTGAAGTGTGGAGGTAGGAGCTGAGGTGGCCAAGACGATCTACTCTATCATTTGTCCTGTTTTCCTTCCTATTCTCTGGGAAGCAGTCCAGGCCGGTTCTAAGGGCCTCCTTTCTTGACAGGGCTATTCCCTTGACTGCCTGCAGATGGCGCTAAAGCGACACGATGGGAATGGAGGGGTGGGGGCCGGCGGGAGGAGAAATACTCCTAAGTCGCCCGCTTCTCTAGGTCTGCTCCTGGCCGGAGGAGGTGGCATTCACAAAACCACCCCATTCTTTCCCTACTATCCTGCTCTGGCACAAAACGCCCTTGTTTCTGGGGCAGAGAAGTATTCCCTCAAGGCGGGAGGGGGTGCAGTGTCTGGGGTGGACGATGCCATGTCCAGCCATCCTCTCCTGTCGGGCTCCAGCCATCTCCTCCAACTTCTGGCAGCTGGCTCTGCAGAATCTTGCTTCAGTGGCTTTCAGGGCACAGACGCCATCTCTGGGAAGGCTTCTCGGATTGCacactctcccccacccctattCCTTTCTCCAAGCCCTGTTTCTTCTCCCTGGGCTGGGGCGATGGGACTCTGGACTCTTTTAGAAGCCCAGgctggaggagaagggaaaggtgTGGGCCTGAAAATGGACTTGGTGTCTGGCCTTCACCTGCGAGCAGCCTGGTCCTATGGTAAAAGTCACTCAGGTGCTTTTCCTACAAACTGTCTCATCCTCTTAAGGCTCCTGGAGGGCTCCTTCCCCTTTCAGAGCTGAGGACCCTGAAAGTAAGAGACATGCCTGAGGGGAGGGGGCATGGGCCTGTGCCTGGGACAAGGGGCACGTGACCTGCTAGCCCCATTCCTCACCCGAATACCAGCTTTGaccgcctccccccacccccagctcctggcctccAGTAGAGGTCAAGCCAGTCTGATTCCAACACCCCCGCTCTCCCAATACTGCTTGGCTTCCTCAGTCTCTCCTGCAACCCCTCATCCGTGTCCCAGGACCAAGGCCTTCAACACAGGGCAGGGCATTTAACACGAAAGGGGGCTCAGGGCTAAGCGGTGGCCAGGGAGGGACCCTCTCAAGGTCTTGATCTGACAACCCAGGAAGCTGTGCTTTGGGAGAGGGGGATGGGCTTTGTGTCCTACAGTCATTCTCCACAGTGCAGTGCACCTggcagccctgggctgggctgtcCTGTCCGCCTCCTGAGTGGATTGCCCCTGCCCATAGCGTCGGAAGCTTCCTTTTCTAAGGTTTCTGGGAGTCCTGACAGCTGTGTGTGGGGTGAATCttcactctctttctctgtaaGGGTTTAGCCCCACCTGGGACCTCATTCCTCTAGGccagcatttctcaaacttcAGGCTTCATCACAATCACCTGGACGGCTTGCTGAAACAGATGGCTCCGACCcacccctagagtttctgattcagtaaatctggGGTGACCCTGAGAACTTGTACATCTAATAAGCTCCCAGgggatactgatgctgctggacAGGAGCACTGTGCACTGAAGGATTAACTCAGCAGGTCCGGGTTGTCCAAACGCCACACATTCCAAAGAAAGGTTTGCCCCTTGCCTGGCTCCTGGGAGACGGCCCCTAAACCCTTAGAATATCTTGCCTGGTAAGAGTGTCTCTGCTTATCTGGGGGCCATGGGCCTCTTCGTATCAGTTTAGCCtctggaggggctggagactaAGTAAGGGCAGCTACGTGGGTGGTCAGGAGCCTCCGTTAAACGCTGGACACCAGTGTTGGCTCCGCTTTGCTGGCTGGCAGTACTTCGTACAGCTGGAAACTGTGTTTCCTGGCTGGTGACTCATGGTTGCTGGGAGAATTAAGTGCTGTCCCCAtaactccactgggagaggacagtAGAAGCTTGCAGCTGGTCTCTCCTGGACGCTGCCTGTGCACCTCCATCCTTTGCTGACTCTAATTTGCATCTTTCACTGTAGTAAAATATAACCGCTCAGCAACTTTGCTTCCGGGAGACAGCTCTGCCCACTACAGCCCTACTCACCTGAGACGGGGACCCTAGGTGCTGGGCCCACAGGTTTCAGTAGATCCAGCCACTCTGTGCTGCCCCTCCTGAGACCACTCTCAGGGCAGTGACCCATTTCTTATGGTGCTTGgaccctccctgccccatcctgccCTGGCTTCAGACCAGGTCCTAGAGGGAAttcccgggtggtccagtggttaggactcctcgcttccactgcagggggcatgagttccaTCCCtgtgggaaactaagatcccgcaggcttCGAGGtgtggccaaattaaaaaaaaaaaaaaaaaaagagccaacacagggaagaaggcccCTTAGCGCCCGCTGGTTATGTGGCTTTATTCACAGACTCAGCACTTGCTGAGGTCAGGAGGAAAGAACATTTGGGACCTGGGCCTGGAGATAAGGGTGGCTGGGAGGCCATGCATGGGTCGGATTGGGGAGCTCACAGCAGAGAACCTGTTGGCTGGGCCAGGCCGGTGTGGGGTGGGGCCGGAGGCAGGCAGCATGCGGGAGGCCTGGCTAGATCTGATGGAACAGATCTCTCCAGGTGGCGTCTGTGAGCCAGGGAGGGTGGGACTGAGGGTTTCTCTGGGGCAGGGGGTATAGGTGTGGGGCTGGACAGCAGGCacccctgcccctcactcccAGGGAAATGACACAGTGGGACAGCTGGGACACCTGGCGCCTGGTCCTGATGCTGCCTCGGGACTTGGACGGGGTGACTAACCATGCTGGTCCCCTCTGGTGTCATTGTCCTGCTGATGCTTGGACATGTGCCTTGGGGGTGACCCACCTAGGGACACTCTGGGGACATGTGTAGGGAGGCTGGATAATCCCAGAGAGTGTGCCTAGGGCCCAGCAGAGTGGGCTgtgcctggggagggagggggtcccCGGGGAGGGCGGGGGATGCTCCCTTTGAGCCACGCTTCTGTCTCAGTGGTTGGTGTCAGTTCCCTGCTGGCAGGGGGTGCCGTCTCCCGCTCAATCCAGGCCAGCCCCTGGGCCAAGGATGACTGCACAGCTAAATCTCCTTTCTCCTGGCCCGCACTGCTGGCCCTGGATGGACTTCCTGTCTAAACACAAACAAGGAAGCCAAAGCCCGGACCCTCCTCCTGGGCCTTCTTCCTGGTGAAGGGCCCATTCCCACCCAGCAGGGAACAGAAAAACCAGTTCCCCGGgtgcccctccctgcctgggAACAGCAAAATTTGGAAAGTTGGCAGGGTCTCCCTGGGCTGTGCAGGAAGGTGACCTAGGGGCCCGGGAAGGCTGGTGGGGCCCGAGCAGGGCCCTGGGTCTGAGGTCACAGCGCCTGCCCGCTTTCCACCGGGGCCTGGGGTGGAGGGACGCAGGCGAGGGGCCCTCAGCATTGGCGGGAGGGGGTGCGGTGCACAGAGCCGGGGCGCTTGGGGATCTTGCGCCAGCGACGCTTGTCCCAGCGGCAGAGCAGCAGCAGGCGGAAGGTGTCCCGGAAGGCCTTGTTGCAGAGCGCGTAGCACATGGGGTTAATGGTGCTGTTGACGTAGCACAGCCAGTAGCCCAGCTCCCACAGGGTCTCGGGGACACAGTCCTTGCAGAAAGTGGACACCAGCACCATGATGTTGTACGGTGTCCAGGTGAGGATGAAGGCCAGCAGGATGGCGCTCAGGGTCCGAGCCGCCTTCTTCTCCTTGACCAGCGAGAAGGTCTTCCGCTTGGCCAGCTGCCCCTTCCCACGGGGCTTCTGGCCCTTGCCCGCTCGCTCACGCCCCTTCCGGGTCGGCCTCTTGACCGTATTCGGGGAGCTCCGGGGCGGCTGCTTGGGGGGGGCCTGCGCCCCGGGGTCCACCATGGGCATCTTGATCACCACCTCAGAGCCGGGCTCCTCACCCTCCGAGGACGTGAGGGACTCCATGGAGccttcatcctcctcctcctctttccagcTGTAGGCCTGGAGCAGCCGGGGGGCccggcagcagcggcagcagcgccCTGGAGGGGTCTCCGGGGAGCCCTCAGCCCCTGGCTGGGACCTCtctgagctgctgctgctgccgccccccTTCCCCGGCGTCTCGGAGCCCTGCAGGGCCGCCAGCTCCCGGGCCCGGTTCTCTGTCTCCCGGTAGATGCGCCAGTAGAGCGTGCACATGACCGTGACGGGGAGGTAGAAGGCAGCCATGGCTGTGCCAAAGGTGATGATGGGCTGGGACAGGAACTGGATATAGCACTGCCCGGCCAGCACCGTCCGCTCCCCTACCAGGTACTGCCAGAAGAGGATGGCTGGGGCCCAGAGAACGAAAGAAACCAGCCAGGCCAGGCCGATCATCAGGGCCGCCCGGCGGGGTGTGCGCTTGGCGCGGTAGCTCAGGGGCCGGGTCACGGAGAAGTAGCGGTCAAAACTGATGAGCAGCAGGTTCATGACCGAGGCGTTGCTGGCCACGTAGTCCAGGGCCAGCCAGAGGTCACAGGCCAGCGTGCCCAGAGCCCAGTGGCCCATGAGCAGATACGTGGTGTAGAGGTT
Protein-coding regions in this window:
- the CHRM1 gene encoding muscarinic acetylcholine receptor M1, with translation MNTSAPPAVSPNITVLAPGKGPWQVAFIGITTGLLSLATVTGNLLVLISFKVNTELKTVNNYFLLSLACADLIIGTFSMNLYTTYLLMGHWALGTLACDLWLALDYVASNASVMNLLLISFDRYFSVTRPLSYRAKRTPRRAALMIGLAWLVSFVLWAPAILFWQYLVGERTVLAGQCYIQFLSQPIITFGTAMAAFYLPVTVMCTLYWRIYRETENRARELAALQGSETPGKGGGSSSSSERSQPGAEGSPETPPGRCCRCCRAPRLLQAYSWKEEEEDEGSMESLTSSEGEEPGSEVVIKMPMVDPGAQAPPKQPPRSSPNTVKRPTRKGRERAGKGQKPRGKGQLAKRKTFSLVKEKKAARTLSAILLAFILTWTPYNIMVLVSTFCKDCVPETLWELGYWLCYVNSTINPMCYALCNKAFRDTFRLLLLCRWDKRRWRKIPKRPGSVHRTPSRQC